Proteins encoded within one genomic window of Streptomyces taklimakanensis:
- a CDS encoding ROK family protein: protein MSGPARATAHASSRAAVLDVIRAAGTISRVGLVNATGFTGATISTVVRRLIDDGLVVETGRAESTGGKRRVLLQLNQSSRYAVGVHLDHAGLTYVLTNLGGSVVARMTRAGAGAEDPPTVVARMAAEVDALIDGVGVGRDRVLGLGLVSPGPLSPASGMRLTPPMMRRWEDFPLDEALRDATGLPVVFDNDATAAALGEHWSGGVGGASTFAALYMGTGIGAGLMIDGMTYRGAGGNAGEIGHSCLAVDGPECWCGARGCVEALAGPAAVVAAARADEVLARAAGLDGSPGSPRRASVTADFAAVTRAARRGEPGARALLERSARYLAVAARTLANVMDLELLVLTGPGLAIAGSVYLPVVQEELDRAFFSRATHSVDVRLSRSAATAPAIGAAAMVLQSELVPLRQGPRLPENLADSEPVTVRQAGA from the coding sequence GCGACGATCTCCACCGTCGTGCGCCGCCTCATCGACGACGGACTGGTGGTGGAGACCGGGCGGGCCGAGTCCACCGGCGGCAAGCGCCGCGTACTGCTCCAACTCAACCAGTCGTCCCGGTACGCGGTCGGGGTCCACCTCGACCACGCCGGTCTCACCTACGTCCTCACCAACCTCGGTGGCTCGGTCGTCGCCCGGATGACCCGGGCGGGCGCGGGCGCCGAGGACCCGCCCACCGTCGTCGCGCGCATGGCGGCCGAGGTCGACGCGCTCATCGACGGCGTCGGCGTCGGCCGCGACCGGGTGCTCGGACTGGGCCTGGTCTCCCCCGGCCCCCTCTCCCCCGCCAGCGGGATGCGGCTGACCCCGCCCATGATGCGGCGCTGGGAGGACTTCCCGCTCGACGAGGCGCTCCGGGACGCGACCGGACTGCCGGTGGTGTTCGACAACGACGCCACCGCGGCGGCGCTGGGCGAGCACTGGTCCGGAGGCGTCGGAGGCGCCTCCACCTTCGCCGCCCTGTACATGGGCACCGGCATCGGCGCGGGCCTGATGATCGACGGGATGACCTACCGCGGCGCCGGCGGCAACGCCGGCGAGATCGGCCACAGTTGCCTGGCCGTGGACGGCCCGGAGTGCTGGTGCGGGGCGCGGGGCTGCGTGGAGGCGCTGGCCGGTCCGGCGGCGGTCGTCGCCGCGGCCCGCGCCGACGAGGTGCTGGCCCGTGCCGCCGGGCTGGACGGATCCCCCGGTTCGCCGCGGCGGGCGTCGGTGACCGCGGACTTCGCCGCCGTCACCCGGGCCGCCCGCCGCGGCGAACCGGGGGCGCGCGCCCTCCTGGAACGCTCGGCGCGCTACCTCGCGGTGGCCGCCCGCACCCTCGCCAACGTCATGGACCTGGAGCTCCTGGTGCTCACCGGTCCCGGCCTGGCGATCGCCGGATCGGTGTACCTGCCGGTGGTGCAGGAGGAGCTGGACCGGGCCTTCTTCTCCCGCGCGACCCACTCCGTCGACGTCCGACTCTCCCGTTCCGCCGCCACCGCTCCCGCGATCGGCGCGGCGGCCATGGTGCTGCAGTCCGAGCTCGTGCCACTGCGCCAAGGGCCGCGACTGCCGGAGAACCTGGCGGACTCCGAACCCGTCACCGTGCGGCAGGCCGGCGCCTGA
- a CDS encoding DoxX family protein: MGLLDRCRDHVLGLYRMVVGLLFACHGVATLFDVLGGPGGGGVPEVGQWPSWWAAAIQLVGGGLVMLGVGTRSAAVVCSGSMAYAYFVRHQPDALFPIENGGEAAAMFCWSFLLVAALGPGAWALGSLFGRRERAGGGERVRVIAA, from the coding sequence ATGGGATTACTGGACAGGTGCAGGGACCACGTGCTCGGGCTCTACCGCATGGTGGTGGGTCTGTTGTTCGCCTGCCACGGCGTGGCGACCCTGTTCGACGTGCTCGGCGGACCCGGCGGCGGAGGGGTGCCCGAGGTGGGGCAGTGGCCCTCCTGGTGGGCCGCGGCCATCCAACTCGTCGGCGGTGGCCTGGTGATGCTGGGAGTCGGCACCCGGAGCGCCGCGGTGGTCTGTTCCGGCTCGATGGCGTACGCCTACTTCGTCAGGCACCAGCCCGACGCCCTCTTCCCGATCGAGAACGGAGGGGAGGCGGCCGCGATGTTCTGCTGGTCCTTCCTCCTCGTCGCGGCCCTCGGCCCCGGCGCCTGGGCGCTGGGTTCCCTGTTCGGCCGCAGGGAGCGGGCGGGTGGCGGAGAGCGGGTGCGGGTCATCGCCGCGTGA
- a CDS encoding glycoside hydrolase family 6 protein, translated as MLRKTLPSAGRALAWAVALTAAVGAALVAPNDTARAADSPYYVNPDTQAARWVAANPNDPRAGVIRDRIASVPQGQWFTTTNTATVRAEVDSLVTAAAEEGGIPILVVYNMPNRDCGGASGGGADSHSAYRQWIDELAAGLEGRPAAVVVEPDVLALMSNCQSADQQARTRESMAYAGRALKAASSRAKVYFDAAHSNWHPPAEMAARLRAAGITENADGISTNVSNYNRTADEVAYAKAVLNAIGSPDLNAVVDTSRNGNGPAGGQWCDPSGRAIGTPSTDRTGDARIDAFLWVKLPGEADGCAGPAGRFMPQLAYDMAVAAPTGAR; from the coding sequence ATGCTCCGCAAGACCCTTCCGTCGGCGGGCCGCGCGCTCGCGTGGGCGGTCGCCCTGACCGCGGCCGTCGGCGCGGCGCTCGTCGCGCCGAACGACACGGCCCGCGCGGCCGACTCGCCCTACTACGTCAACCCCGACACCCAGGCGGCCCGCTGGGTGGCGGCCAACCCGAACGACCCGCGCGCGGGGGTGATCCGGGACCGGATCGCGAGCGTCCCGCAGGGGCAGTGGTTCACCACGACCAACACCGCCACGGTCCGCGCGGAGGTGGACTCCCTGGTCACCGCCGCCGCGGAGGAGGGCGGGATCCCCATCCTGGTGGTCTACAACATGCCCAACCGCGACTGCGGCGGAGCCAGCGGCGGCGGCGCCGACAGTCACTCTGCCTACCGGCAGTGGATCGACGAGTTGGCCGCCGGTCTGGAGGGCCGCCCGGCCGCCGTCGTCGTGGAGCCGGACGTCCTGGCGCTGATGTCCAACTGCCAGAGCGCGGACCAGCAGGCCCGGACCCGGGAGTCGATGGCCTACGCGGGCAGGGCGCTGAAGGCCGCCTCCTCCCGGGCGAAGGTCTACTTCGACGCCGCCCACTCCAACTGGCACCCCCCGGCCGAGATGGCCGCCCGGTTGAGGGCCGCCGGCATCACCGAGAACGCCGACGGGATCTCCACCAACGTCTCCAACTACAACCGCACGGCCGACGAGGTCGCCTACGCCAAGGCCGTCCTGAACGCGATCGGCTCGCCGGACCTGAACGCGGTGGTCGACACCAGCCGCAACGGCAACGGTCCCGCAGGCGGCCAGTGGTGCGACCCGTCGGGACGGGCGATCGGGACCCCCAGCACCGACCGGACCGGCGACGCGCGGATCGACGCCTTCCTGTGGGTCAAGCTCCCCGGCGAGGCGGACGGGTGCGCGGGCCCGGCCGGCCGGTTCATGCCACAGCTCGCCTACGACATGGCCGTCGCGGCGCCGACAGGGGCTCGGTGA
- a CDS encoding gluconate:H+ symporter has protein sequence MEAIDPAYGTTTLLLMAAGAVALLLFLIMKVKLHAFVSLVLVSVVTALVVGFPLADIPDVLMFGFADTIGSVALLVAFGVMLGRLLEVTGGAQVLADTLITRFGEHRAPLALGVAALIFGFPIFFDAGLVVFLPIILTVARRFGGSLLLYALPAAGAFAAMHAIVPPHPGPVAATEVLGGEIGTTLLVGLPVVVVAWYVGVLLVSRFLGARVMVSLPDAVFGEVRDGRGRSEGERADESDAQRLGDRPPSFGTVLGLLLVPLVLISFDTVLNTLITAGVIDEGTDWAEFLALLGFTPVALMITVITAILVLGRPRTSMERVGKIVDSALGPICSIILITGAGGMFGGVLELSGIGAALSGSLSGLGISLIVQAFLIATLLRVAQGSATVALTTASGLIAGAAGDANLSDFRLALLVVAIAAGATVLSHVNDSGFWLVSRFFGMDVKTTLRTWTVMETTLGLSAFLIALGLWVVT, from the coding sequence GTGGAAGCGATCGACCCGGCCTACGGAACGACGACGCTGCTGCTGATGGCGGCGGGCGCCGTGGCCCTGTTGCTGTTCCTCATCATGAAGGTGAAGCTGCACGCCTTCGTGTCGCTGGTCCTGGTGAGCGTGGTGACCGCGCTCGTGGTCGGCTTCCCGCTGGCCGACATCCCCGACGTGCTGATGTTCGGGTTCGCCGACACCATCGGATCGGTTGCCCTCCTGGTCGCCTTCGGCGTGATGCTCGGCCGGCTGCTGGAGGTCACCGGCGGGGCCCAGGTGCTGGCCGACACCCTGATCACCCGGTTCGGGGAGCACCGGGCGCCCCTGGCCCTCGGCGTGGCCGCGCTCATCTTCGGCTTCCCCATCTTCTTCGACGCCGGTCTGGTGGTGTTCCTGCCGATCATCCTGACCGTGGCACGGCGCTTCGGCGGTTCGCTGCTGTTGTACGCGCTGCCCGCGGCGGGCGCCTTCGCCGCCATGCACGCCATCGTCCCGCCCCACCCCGGTCCGGTCGCCGCCACCGAGGTGCTCGGCGGCGAGATCGGCACCACCCTCCTGGTGGGCCTCCCCGTCGTGGTGGTGGCGTGGTACGTCGGTGTCCTGCTGGTCTCCCGGTTCCTGGGAGCCCGTGTCATGGTGTCACTGCCCGACGCCGTCTTCGGCGAGGTCCGCGACGGCCGGGGCCGCAGCGAGGGGGAGCGCGCGGACGAGTCCGACGCGCAGCGGCTGGGCGACCGACCGCCCTCCTTCGGCACCGTCCTGGGGCTGCTGCTGGTTCCCCTGGTCCTGATCTCCTTCGACACCGTCCTGAACACGCTCATCACCGCCGGGGTCATCGACGAGGGGACGGACTGGGCGGAGTTCCTGGCCCTGCTGGGCTTCACCCCGGTGGCCCTGATGATCACCGTCATCACCGCGATCCTGGTGCTGGGACGGCCGCGGACCTCGATGGAGAGGGTCGGCAAGATCGTCGACAGCGCCCTCGGCCCCATCTGCTCCATCATCCTGATCACCGGCGCGGGTGGCATGTTCGGCGGTGTGCTGGAACTCTCCGGAATCGGGGCCGCCCTCAGCGGATCCCTGTCCGGCCTGGGCATCTCCCTCATCGTCCAGGCCTTCTTGATCGCCACTCTGCTGCGAGTCGCCCAGGGTTCGGCCACCGTCGCCCTGACCACCGCCTCCGGACTGATCGCGGGAGCGGCCGGTGACGCGAACCTGAGCGACTTCCGGCTGGCTCTGCTGGTGGTGGCCATCGCGGCCGGCGCCACCGTGCTCTCGCACGTGAACGACTCCGGCTTCTGGCTGGTGAGCCGCTTCTTCGGCATGGACGTCAAGACCACCCTGCGGACCTGGACGGTGATGGAGACGACCCTCGGGCTGTCGGCCTTCCTGATCGCGCTCGGCCTGTGGGTGGTCACCTGA